The Hevea brasiliensis isolate MT/VB/25A 57/8 chromosome 1, ASM3005281v1, whole genome shotgun sequence genome has a window encoding:
- the LOC110650479 gene encoding protein FMP32, mitochondrial, which produces MALCKRAVQLGVNSAVYLTNFRPINSSSTYRFHDRQISQLVSSNGKRAFLVDTLALVRGLEAQGVPSKQAEAITAAITEVLNDSLENVAHSFVSKAEMQKSEMIQESNLSKFKSEVQSSQEHHFSLLQRETEKLRSDIEKMRSELRYEIDKVTAGQRLDLNLERGRIRDELANQSAETNNLTNKLDREIHSLRAQLEAAKYDVIKYCIGTLVSISAVGLAVVRILL; this is translated from the exons ATGGCTCTGTGTAAGCGAGCGGTTCAATTAGGGGTGAATTCTGCGGTTTATTTAACCAATTTTCGACCGATCAATTCATCTTCCACTTATAGATTTCATGACAGACAGATATCGCAGCTCGTTAGCTCTAACGGAAAACGCGCCTTTCTCGTTGATACATTGGCTCTG GTGAGAGGTTTGGAAGCGCAAGGTGTGCCTTCGAAGCAAGCAGAGGCGATAACAGCTGCTATTACTGAAGTGTTAAACGATAGCTTGGAGAATGTGGCGCATTCGTTTGTTTCCAAGGCTGAAATGCAGAAG AGCGAAATGATTCAGGAATCAAATTTGTCAAAGTTCAAGTCTGAAGTACAGAGTTCTCAG GAGCATCATTTTTCTTTGTTGCAACGTGAGACTGAAAAGCTACGGAGTGACATAGAAAAAATGCGCAGTGAACTGAG GTATGAAATTGACAAGGTCACAGCTGGGCAACGTTTGGATTTAAATCTTGAAAGAGG GCGCATACGTGATGAGCTTGCTAATCAGAGTGCAGAAACCAACAACCTTACGAACAAGCTTGACAGG GAAATTCATTCATTAAGAGCACAGTTGGAAGCTGCAAAGTATGACGTGATTAAATACTGCATTGGTACCCTTGTTTCAATATCTGCTGTTGGGCTTGCCGTTGTCCGTATATTGTTGTAG
- the LOC110652511 gene encoding cytochrome P450 84A1-like: protein MLMDSLQSPNMLLFLLPLLVACIIFLLHSRRKLPYPPGPKGYPIIGNMGIMDQLTHRGLARLAKQYGGLFHLQMGRLHVLAVSTPDMAQEVLQVQDSVFSNRPANVAITYLTYNQADMAFANYGPFWRQMRKICVMKLFSRKRAESWASVREEVDSMVRAVMEKTASQVNIGEMLFALTRNITYRAAFGSLSHEGQDEFMKILQEFSKLFGAFNIADFFPWLGWIRGQGFNKRLMKARQSLDGFIDTIIDEHVMKKKSDKDNNKDESPVEIETETEKDMVDELLAFYSHEDAKNAFYDSQSTIKLTRDNIKAIIMDVMFGGTETVASAIEWSLAELMRSPEDLNKVQQELKEVVGLNRVVHESDLGKLTYLKCVLKETLRLHPPIPLFLHETAEDSVIAGYRIPAKSRIMINAWAIGRDPNAWHDPDRFNPSRFLKDGAPDFKGSNFEFIPFGSGRRSCPGMQLGLYAMEMSVAHLLHCFKWELPNGMEASELDMNDVFGLTAPRADRLVVVPTYRLNCPV, encoded by the exons ATGCTCATGGATTCTCTTCAATCTCCAAACATGCTTCTCTTTCTTCTCCCTTTGCTTGTTGCTTGTATAATTTTCTTGCTTCACTCCCGCCGGAAACTCCCCTACCCTCCAGGCCCAAAAGGGTATCCAATCATCGGTAACATGGGTATCATGGACCAATTAACCCATCGTGGGTTAGCCCGTCTGGCTAAACAATATGGTGGGCTCTTTCACCTTCAGATGGGTAGGCTTCATGTCCTTGCAGTGTCGACACCGGACATGGCACAAGAAGTCCTTCAAGTCCAAGATAGCGTCTTCTCCAACCGACCGGCGAACGTTGCGATAACGTACTTGACCTATAACCAAGCCGATATGGCCTTTGCAAACTATGGCCCGTTTTGGCGTCAAATGCGCAAAATCTGCGTTATGAAGTTATTCAGCAGAAAGCGGGCAGAGTCTTGGGCCTCTGTGCGAGAAGAAGTGGACTCCATGGTTCGAGCGGTGATGGAGAAAACGGCTTCACAAGTTAATATCGGTGAAATGTTATTTGCTTTAACGAGGAATATAACATATAGGGCTGCTTTTGGATCATTATCCCATGAAGGACAAGATGAGTTCATGAAGATTTTGCaagaattttctaagctttttGGAGCTTTTAATATTGCAGATTTTTTCCCTTGGTTGGGTTGGATTCGTGGACAAGGGTTCAACAAGAGGCTAATGAAGGCGCGCCAATCTCTAGATGGGTTCATTGATACGATAATCGATGAACACGTGATGAAGAAGAAAAGCGACAAGGATAATAATAAAGATGAAAGTCCAGTAGAAATAGAAACGGAAACAGAAAAAGACATGGTGGACGAATTATTGGCGTTTTACAGCCATGAAGATGCGAAAAATGCTTTCTACGACTCACAATCCACCATTAAGCTCACTAGAGACAACATCAAAGCTATCATCATG GACGTGATGTTTGGTGGAACCGAAACGGTGGCCTCAGCAATTGAATGGTCATTGGCGGAGCTGATGAGGAGCCCGGAAGACCTCAACAAAGTACAGCAAGAACTCAAAGAAGTGGTTGGGTTGAACCGGGTAGTCCATGAATCGGACCTTGGAAAACTGACCTACCTGAAATGTGTGTTGAAAGAAACCCTACGTCTTCACCCTCCCATTCCCCTTTTCCTCCATGAGACAGCTGAGGATAGTGTCATTGCCGGATACAGAATCCCGGCAAAATCACGTATCATGATCAATGCATGGGCAATTGGGCGAGACCCCAATGCATGGCATGACCCAGACAGGTTTAATCCTAGTAGGTTTCTGAAAGATGGGGCACCAGATTTTAAGGGAAGCAATTTTGAGTTCATTCCATTTGGGTCGGGTCGGAGGTCATGTCCTGGTATGCAGCTAGGATTGTATGCAATGGAGATGAGTGTGGCTCATTTGCTTCATTGTTTTAAATGGGAGTTGCCTAATGGAATGGAGGCAAGTGAGCTTGATATGAATGATGTGTTTGGACTGACTGCTCCAAGAGCTGATCGACTTGTTGTTGTGCCAACTTATCGGTTGAATTGTCCAGTGTGA